The following coding sequences lie in one Zingiber officinale cultivar Zhangliang chromosome 2B, Zo_v1.1, whole genome shotgun sequence genomic window:
- the LOC122048901 gene encoding MAP7 domain-containing protein 1-like: MLDSVPYNTILPPAAVVAASPNPYRGRPAAFRSAPTPVEEDSSDEPHATAPTEPVPEPPPAPGSDADPSRPSSSARHRYRTTIPSEAALARRHDAPTSLLMMKGCLGSLWAESMSQMGSAPPLVQMDSKELRERVSELELQLNDPAQASYALRAEIQALTNQTDRQKKSLSQVKDELRAVKEERAASEAGYQQQLAHQAQEIQSKDTLPQERNQKLEVQAAQLETQAAELRALRA, encoded by the exons ATGCTTGATTCTGTTCCTTATAATACCATATTGCCCCCTGCTGCCGTCGTGGCTG CCTCTCCGAACCCCTACAGGGGAAGACCAGCTGCGTTCCGCTCTGCCCCTACTCCTGTCGAGGAAGACAGTTCAGACGAGCCTCACGCCACAGCACCAACTGAGCCCGTTCCCGAGCCACCTCCTGCTCCTGGTTCCGACGCCGACCCTTCTCGACCTTCCTCCTCCGCCCGCCATCGTTACAGGACCACCATCCCCTCTGAAGCTGCTCTAGCTCGTCGGCACGACGCCCCCACGAGCCTTCTGATGATGAAAGGTTGCCTCGGCagtttgtgggcagagagcatgagCCAAATGGGTAGCGCACCGCCGTTAGTccagatggatag caaagaactccgaGAAAGAGTTTCTGAATTAGAGCTGCAACTGAATGACCCGGCCCAAGCTAGTTACGCATTGCGAGCAGAAATCCAAGCCTTAACCAATCAGACCGACCGGCAGAAAAAGTCCCTGTCACAGGTTAAAGATGAGCTCCGAGCTGTAAAAGAGGAAAGAGCTGCCTCTGAGGCGGGGTATCAGCAGCAACTAGCCCATCAGGCTCAGGAAATTCAGTCCAAGGATACCCTTCCGCAGGAGAGGAACCAGAAATTGGAGGTCCAGGCAGCTCAACTGGAAACTCAAGCAGCTGAACTGAGGGCTCTGAGAGCATAA
- the LOC122048031 gene encoding putative disease resistance protein RGA1, with amino-acid sequence MAGVGMSVVEWFATYVMEKLVDFASSRLADPHRDVFSVVDEKLKEMEGRLPRIHAAIHAAEGRPIRDPALASWMRQLKDAAFEADDLLDELDYRQLEARVQDRSKVSAFASSSLRFLKNLFVSDDELRRLKNILGDLDKISLEINQRKAELEEYNHARQQNRETSSFSTQEVVFGRDKERDLILEILLSAGDGPDYDDTKRAGSSRHLANLDVLPILGIGGVGKTTLAQLVYSDQRVAQHFELRKWVYVSDNFDVKRIAMELETNVTSDAHPFRDSSLDAQLSKLRDATANKRYLFVLDDVWDEIESSWAKLRSALTFGSKGSTILITTQSPLVAEIMGTVKPIKLELLEEDDYWRLFEHCSLGDKEIDLDLRRKLELLGQQIAKKMHGLPLAAKTVGSMLRCRLEEQYWKAIQESEWWEHDFVVDNILPSLGLSYQHLSSNYKQCFAYTSIFPKGHMFNKERLVQMWIAQGFIQEKTLRGRMTLEDIGSQIFDELTSRYFFMRTVNDRYVMHDLIRELAVCVSIDECLVLHDEHVKIPATVCHLTLRVVKMNALPELRKLQKLRTLIFYPEYDSEFLLLPRDGSKEFFKFLEGLLEDMKSLRVIDLSQDRSGINKLPDAICDLPHLRFLDVSWTKIKQLPKGFPKLYHLQVLNLKRRGTFSILPQGMNRLIKLRHLYADANTISLIHGIGKLTELQELEEFHVSNKRGRQIEELKDLRYLRRRLTIQDIQNVESKEEAVGANLDDKENLHELMLNRKPDIRSQGDKEKEILDGLQPHHNLKSLEIHHYGGMKSPSWLENNQITNLEFVYLNKCARWDTLPPLGKLPFLKNLVFKMMPSIRRIGREFFGDGDTVFPSLEKLIFDQLNEWEEWSGTDKKSVFPRLFEINIINCVKLRQIPLLPLRSMSVLKIWNCGDIGTTLPQYLLHLTSLVDLSLENYPHRVSVCLSNLTALKNLELQNCPELILLGGFQSLGNLKLLKVTKCPKLNESSQPLEEPYVEEGLRSLSYIITDESIINHVWVIVGRAQAVKSLILANCEHLKHFKPELEEWFQQLTSLQELQFVSCPDLQRLPANLETVFSIRRLIITHCPSIDSLPENGLPISLKELKIYGCRKLKDRCQKDDGPDWPKIAMIPHIVIEGEVISGAEEAA; translated from the coding sequence ATGGCCGGCGTGGGCATGTCGGTGGTTGAATGGTTTGCGACTTACGTGATGGAGAAGCTGGTCGATTTCGCCTCCTCCCGTCTCGCTGACCCTCACCGTGATGTCTTCTCGGTCGTCGATGAGAAGCTGAAGGAGATGGAGGGCAGACTTCCCCGGATCCACGCTGCTATCCACGCCGCTGAGGGGCGGCCAATCAGGGACCCTGCGCTTGCCAGTTGGATGAGGCAACTCAAAGACGCCGCTTTCGAAGCGGATGACTTACTGGACGAGTTGGATTACAGGCAACTGGAAGCTCGGGTGCAGGACAGGAGCAAGGTGAGTGCTTTCGCCTCCTCATCTCTTAGATTTCTCAAGAATCTGTTTGTTTCGGATGATGAACTGAGGAGGTTGAAGAATATCTTGGGGGATCTCGATAAGATTTCTTTAGAGATCAACCAGAGAAAGGCTGAACTGGAAGAGTACAACCACGCAAGGCAGCAGAACAGGGAGACCAGCTCATTCAGCACGCAGGAGGTGGTGTTTGGGAGAGACAAAGAGCGGGACTTGATCTTGGAGATCCTTCTGAGCGCAGGAGATGGGCCTGATTATGACGACACAAAGAGAGCGGGGAGCAGCCGCCACCTCGCGAATCTTGATGTGCTACCAATTTTAGGCATTGGAGGCGTAGGGAAGACTACTCTAGCGCAGCTTGTTTACAGTGACCAAAGGGTCGCTCAGCATTTTGAGCTCAGGAAGTGGGTGTATGTCTCGGACAATTTTGATGTCAAAAGGATCGCCATGGAGCTGGAAACCAACGTGACTTCTGATGCCCACCCTTTCCGCGACTCTAGTTTGGATGCACAGCTAAGCAAGCTCAGGGACGCCACTGCAAATAAAAGGTATTTGTTTGTGCTTGATGATGTGTGGGATGAGATAGAAAGCAGTTGGGCAAAACTCCGGAGTGCCTTAACATTTGGGAGCAAAGGAAGTACCATTCTGATCACAACACAAAGTCCATTAGTCGCAGAGATCATGGGGACTGTGAAGCCAATCAAACTAGAACTTCTCGAGGAAGATGATTATTGGAGACTCTTTGAGCATTGTTCATTAGGTGATAAGGAGATCGATCTGGATTTAAGAAGGAAGTTGGAGTTACTTGGTCAACAGATAGCTAAGAAAATGCATGGCTTACCTTTAGCAGCGAAGACAGTCGGTAGTATGTTGCGTTGCAGATTAGAAGAGCAATATTGGAAAGCCATCCAAGAAAGTGAATGGTGGGAGCATGATTTTGTTGTGGATAACATACTTCCATCACTGGGGCTGAGTTATCAACATCTGAGCTCAAATTATAAACAATGCTTTGCCTACACTTCCATATTCCCAAAGGGCCACATGTTCAACAAAGAACGGTTAGTCCAGATGTGGATAGCTCAAGGTTTTATCCAGGAAAAAACTCTGCGAGGGAGAATGACATTGGAGGATATTGGGAGCCAGATTTTTGATGAATTAACCAGCAGATACTTCTTTATGCGTACAGTGAATGATAGGTATGTCATGCACGATCTGATCAGGGAATTAGCAGTGTGTGTTTCCATTGATGAATGTTTAGTGCTCCATGATGAACATGTCAAAATTCCAGCAACTGTTTGCCACTTGACACTGAGGGTTGTTAAAATGAATGCGCTACCAGAATTGAGAAAGTTGCAGAAATTGCGAACACTTATATTCTATCCTGAGTATGATAGTGAATTTCTACTCTTACCAAGGGATGGTTCtaaagagtttttcaaatttcTGGAAGGACTATTGGAAGATATGAAGAGTCTCCGAGTGATAGATTTATCACAAGATCGCAGTGGGATAAACAAACTACCAGATGCTATCTGTGATCTGCCTCATCTGCGATTCTTGGATGTTTCTTGGACTAAGATCAAGCAGTTGCCTAAAGGTTTTCCAAAACTTTATCATCTGCAAGTGCTGAATTTGAAGAGGCGTGGCACCTTCAGTATTCTACCACAAGGAATGAACAGGCTAATCAAATTGCGACATTTATATGCTGATGCTAACACAATATCTCTAATACATGGGATTGGGAAGTTGACCGAGCTGCAGGAGTTGGAAGAATTCCATGTTTCAAATAAGAGAGGGCGTCAAATAGAAGAGTTGAAGGACCTAAGATATCTCCGAAGACGACTAACTATCCAAGATATTCAGAATGTTGAATCAAAGGAAGAGGCAGTGGGGGCAAACTTAGATGACAAGGAGAACCTTCATGAACTGATGTTGAACCGAAAGCCTGATATTAGAAGCCAAGGAGACAAGGAAAAGGAGATACTTGATGGCCTTCAACCACATCACAATCTCAAATCACTTGAAATTCATCATTACGGTGGTATGAAGTCCCCAAGTTGGTTGGAGAACAATCAGATCACCAATCTTGAATTTGTCTATCTAAATAAATGCGCTAGGTGGGACACTCTTCCTCCTCTTGGGAAACTTCCATTTCTCAAGAACTTGGTATTCAAGATGATGCCTTCAATACGACGAATTGGAAGGGAATTCTTTGGTGACGGTGATACAGTCTTTCCTTCATTGGAGAAACTGATATTTGACCAGTTAAATGAATGGGAAGAGTGGTCTGGCACAGATAAAAAGTCAGTTTTTCCTCGCCTTTTTGAAATCAACATCATAAATTGTGTCAAGCTAAGACAAATACCCCTTCTCCCTTTGAGATCAATGAGTGTTCTTAAAATTTGGAATTGCGGTGATATTGGCACCACACTGCCTCAGTATCTTCTCCATTTAACCTCCCTAGTCGACTTATCATTGGAAAATTACCCTCACAGAGTATCTGTTTGCCTGTCCAACCTTACGGCCCTCAAAAATTTGGAGCTGCAAAATTGCCCAGAGTTGATTTTACTCGGTGGATTTCAATCCCTCGGTAACCTGAAACTTTTAAAAGTAACAAAATGCCCCAAGCTAAATGAATCCTCACAGCCTTTAGAGGAACCATATGTGGAAGAGGGTTTGAGATCTCTTTCTTATATTATTACTGACGAGAGTATTATCAACCATGTCTGGGTCATAGTGGGAAGGGCACAAGCTGTGAAGTCGTTAATTTTAGCGAACTGCGAGCATCTTAAACACTTCAAGCCAGAGCTGGAGGAATGGTTTCAGCAATTAACTTCCCTACAAGAGCTGCAGTTTGTGAGTTGTCCAGATCTGCAAAGGCTTCCTGCTAATCTGGAAACTGTTTTCTCCATCAGGAGGTTAATCATCACCCATTGCCCCAGTATTGACTCACTGCCAGAGAATGGCTTGCCGATCTCGCTCAAAGAATTGAAGATCTATGGATGTAGAAAATTGAAAGATCGGTGCCAAAAGGATGACGGACCCGACTGGCCAAAGATTGCGATGATTCCCCACATAGTCATCGAAGGTGAAGTGATATCAGGAGCTGAAGAAGCTGCTTAG
- the LOC122048033 gene encoding uncharacterized protein LOC122048033: protein MAQRTNALNHNGGTVKVGTTGTISSLMTRELESIKRPDQTRPPTQRKQQTAPVSIPCVANPRKALQKRNQINEQGSSSNYNGGGSNTGHTNCASNIKCHKLRHAPRKNGHKIPMLVSDGSPMDQTLNNFKAEKKAHSYIVEVVDLKCSNPMSTRLKKLGFSKLSESIS from the coding sequence ATGGCACAGAGAACAAATGCCCTCAATCACAATGGAGGCACTGTCAAGGTCGGCACAACTGGCACAATCAGTTCCTTGATGACTCGAGAGTTAGAATCCATCAAACGCCCAGACCAAACACGCCCTCCCACACAGCGAAAACAACAAACAGCGCCTGTGTCCATACCCTGTGTTGCTAATCCGAGGAAAGCATTgcagaaaagaaaccaaattaATGAACAAGGAAGCAGCAGCAACTACAATGGCGGCGGTAGCAATACAGGGCACACTAATTGTGCAAGCAACATCAAATGTCACAAGCTTCGGCATGCGCCACGAAAAAATGGACACAAGATTCCAATGCTAGTATCTGATGGTAGTCCGATGGACCAAACTCTGAACAATTTTAAGGCAGAAAAGAAAGCACACTCTTACATCGTGGAGGTTGTAGACCTAAAGTGCAGCAATCCAATGAGCACCCGGTTGAAGAAACTTGGCTTCTCAAAGCTCTCTGAATCAATATCCTAG